The Micromonospora sp. Llam0 genome includes a window with the following:
- a CDS encoding GntR family transcriptional regulator, protein MTASPGPAPRYQAIATDLAAKIRGGEYPPGEALPPQRELSAAYGVTLMTLRQALRRLSDDGLIVQQPGRGTFVAPPHLAYELGSLHSFADDLVRQGHAVRTTVLARSVRRASGRAAAQLRIAPGESALRLERLREFAGRPAIHQVSWVRQPHADRLRGRDFTAESLYGALADIGVSVARAAETVHPGLLDSVVAPLLKEPAGSAVFVSDRITYAVDTSAVVVDRATILGSMMEIRTERAVTGLSLRWGATG, encoded by the coding sequence GTGACCGCGAGCCCTGGACCCGCCCCGAGGTACCAGGCCATCGCCACCGACCTCGCGGCGAAGATCCGGGGCGGCGAGTACCCCCCGGGCGAGGCGCTGCCTCCGCAACGCGAGCTGAGCGCTGCGTACGGCGTCACCCTGATGACGTTGCGCCAGGCCCTGCGTCGGCTCAGCGACGACGGGCTGATCGTGCAACAGCCCGGCCGGGGCACCTTCGTCGCCCCGCCGCACCTGGCGTACGAACTCGGCTCGCTGCACAGTTTCGCCGACGACCTGGTCAGACAGGGCCACGCGGTACGCACGACCGTGCTCGCCCGGTCGGTGCGGCGCGCGTCGGGTCGCGCCGCAGCCCAGTTGCGGATCGCGCCGGGCGAGAGCGCGTTGCGGCTGGAGCGGCTGCGTGAGTTCGCCGGCCGCCCCGCGATCCACCAGGTCTCCTGGGTACGCCAACCGCACGCCGACCGGCTCCGCGGCCGGGACTTCACCGCCGAGTCGCTGTACGGCGCTCTCGCCGACATCGGCGTCTCGGTCGCCAGGGCGGCCGAGACGGTTCACCCCGGCCTGCTCGACTCCGTCGTCGCGCCCCTGCTGAAGGAGCCGGCCGGCAGCGCCGTGTTCGTCAGCGACCGGATCACCTACGCCGTCGACACGAGCGCCGTCGTTGTCGACCGGGCCACCATCCTCGGCAGCATGATGGAGATCCGTACCGAGCGGGCGGTCACCGGTCTGTCGCTGCGCTGGGGTGCGACCGGTTGA
- a CDS encoding patatin-like phospholipase family protein, giving the protein MGGSPDAMATPLWDAEHPVLEIIRQRRASRSRPGARDPGDTAKVGLAVEGGGMRGVVSASMLAALEDQGFSDAFDAVYGCSSGAVNSAYFLAGGTWYPVSIYYDDLTSRRFIDFARGLRGGNILDLDYAFGEVVEIIKPLAYDRVLAADVQLHIAITDVDAISTRLISDFTDRADLKAALLASAWLPIAVRGTAQFRGWRALDGGVVTALPFRLALRDGCTHVLSLSTRPMRSGNGGLGLQHRYTHRYLEKIKEGLGAAYLASVRQRLRDQVDLTARRDTASQLPPYVLDLAPLPEDTEVKRHELRSHLLISAARRAYSLMYCAVEGRPVDLLRSGRLHAVPRLMVVDQR; this is encoded by the coding sequence ATGGGCGGGTCGCCGGACGCCATGGCCACCCCGCTCTGGGACGCCGAACACCCGGTCCTGGAGATCATCCGGCAAAGGCGTGCTTCCCGCAGCCGGCCCGGCGCCCGCGATCCCGGTGACACGGCGAAGGTCGGCCTCGCCGTCGAGGGCGGCGGGATGCGCGGAGTCGTCTCCGCCTCGATGCTCGCGGCGCTGGAGGACCAGGGTTTCAGCGACGCGTTCGACGCGGTGTACGGCTGCTCGTCCGGCGCGGTGAACAGCGCCTATTTCCTCGCCGGCGGGACCTGGTACCCCGTTTCGATCTACTACGACGACCTGACCAGCCGCCGGTTCATCGACTTCGCCCGCGGCCTGCGTGGCGGGAACATCCTCGATCTCGACTACGCGTTCGGCGAGGTCGTCGAGATCATCAAGCCCCTCGCCTATGATCGCGTTCTGGCAGCCGACGTCCAGTTGCACATAGCTATTACCGACGTCGATGCAATTTCTACCCGGCTGATATCCGATTTCACCGACCGAGCCGACCTCAAGGCCGCTCTGCTGGCCTCCGCCTGGCTGCCGATCGCCGTACGGGGAACGGCGCAGTTCCGGGGCTGGCGGGCTCTCGACGGTGGCGTGGTCACCGCGCTGCCGTTCCGGCTCGCGCTACGCGACGGATGCACCCACGTGCTCTCCCTGAGTACCCGGCCCATGCGCAGCGGCAACGGCGGGCTCGGTCTGCAGCACCGGTATACCCACCGCTACCTGGAAAAGATCAAGGAAGGGCTGGGCGCCGCCTACCTGGCCTCGGTCCGGCAACGGCTCCGCGACCAGGTCGACCTCACCGCCCGGCGCGACACCGCGAGCCAGCTGCCGCCGTACGTCCTCGACCTCGCCCCGTTGCCCGAGGACACCGAGGTCAAGCGGCACGAACTGCGCTCGCATCTGCTGATCAGCGCGGCGCGCCGGGCGTACTCCCTGATGTACTGCGCGGTTGAGGGACGACCGGTGGATCTGCTCCGGTCGGGGCGACTGCACGCGGTGCCCCGTCTGATGGTCGTGGACCAGCGCTGA
- a CDS encoding exonuclease domain-containing protein, producing the protein MEVLNKIWRRVSGNDPAPDGRRPGPNATALVPRPRSAPPLSAVGFAVVDVETTGLSTSRDRVVEVAVVATDLSGQIVDEWTTLVDPQGPVGATRIHGITAAEVRRAPRFGEIIGELNARFAGRALVAHNARFDLAFLASEYERAGWTMPTCPHLCTMEISWDHLPDLHRRRLADCCERIGVPLTDAHCALADARASAALLRSYLASGAGHSRRPDHSRVPTSAVHVEWPQIPRLPVEVAHRRPAGPAAVPAPPGALAALLDDLPMSSAVEPGAATSTTAYLELLAQVLEDGVLTEDEAAALADLAGAYSLTRPQVEAAHRGFLLALAHRAVADGTVTRDERQELLGTAGHLGLPEKIVKTVLDDARAALDEQRGQLCRPLPTNWPHGEPLRLGDGVAFTGCDDLVRARLEGRARAVGLRVTGAVSGRTAILVTDGSAPSTNKSAAARRLGTRIVHPDVFAELIEYVQPATTPRHGGRRPGTHPR; encoded by the coding sequence GTGGAGGTACTGAACAAGATCTGGCGACGTGTCAGCGGGAACGACCCGGCGCCGGACGGACGTCGACCCGGGCCCAACGCGACAGCTCTGGTTCCCCGGCCGCGCTCCGCGCCGCCACTGTCCGCTGTCGGTTTCGCGGTGGTCGATGTCGAGACGACCGGCCTGTCCACGTCGCGGGACCGGGTGGTCGAGGTGGCCGTCGTCGCCACTGACCTGTCCGGGCAGATCGTCGACGAGTGGACGACGCTGGTCGACCCGCAGGGTCCGGTCGGCGCCACCCGGATTCACGGCATCACCGCCGCAGAGGTCAGGCGAGCGCCACGGTTCGGCGAGATCATCGGGGAGCTGAACGCCCGGTTCGCAGGCCGCGCCCTGGTTGCCCACAACGCGCGGTTCGACCTTGCTTTCCTCGCCAGCGAGTACGAAAGGGCAGGTTGGACGATGCCCACCTGCCCACACCTGTGCACAATGGAAATTAGCTGGGACCACCTTCCCGACTTGCACCGTCGCAGGCTGGCCGACTGCTGCGAACGAATCGGCGTACCGCTCACCGACGCACACTGCGCGCTGGCGGACGCCCGGGCAAGCGCCGCACTGCTGCGGTCGTACCTTGCCAGCGGCGCCGGCCACTCCCGGCGCCCTGACCACAGCCGGGTGCCCACCAGTGCCGTTCACGTCGAGTGGCCGCAGATTCCACGGCTGCCGGTCGAGGTGGCCCACCGGCGTCCGGCCGGCCCCGCCGCCGTGCCGGCCCCACCCGGCGCGCTCGCCGCCCTGCTCGACGATCTGCCGATGTCGTCGGCCGTCGAGCCAGGTGCTGCCACGAGCACGACCGCGTACCTGGAACTGCTCGCCCAGGTGCTGGAGGACGGCGTGCTCACCGAGGACGAGGCCGCCGCCCTGGCCGACCTCGCCGGCGCCTACTCGCTCACCCGGCCCCAGGTCGAGGCCGCACACCGGGGGTTCCTGCTCGCCCTGGCGCACCGGGCGGTCGCCGACGGTACAGTCACCCGCGACGAACGGCAGGAACTGCTCGGCACCGCCGGGCACCTCGGGCTGCCGGAGAAGATCGTGAAGACCGTGCTGGACGACGCCCGGGCCGCCCTCGACGAACAGCGCGGGCAGCTCTGCCGCCCGCTCCCGACGAACTGGCCGCACGGGGAGCCGCTACGCCTCGGTGACGGCGTCGCCTTCACTGGATGCGACGATCTGGTCCGCGCCCGCCTCGAAGGCCGGGCGAGAGCGGTCGGCCTGCGGGTCACCGGGGCGGTGTCGGGCAGAACCGCGATCCTGGTCACCGACGGTTCGGCTCCGTCGACCAACAAGTCGGCGGCCGCCCGGCGGCTCGGCACCCGGATCGTGCATCCTGACGTCTTCGCTGAGCTGATCGAGTACGTCCAGCCTGCTACGACGCCGCGGCATGGCGGTCGGCGTCCGGGGACGCATCCCCGCTGA
- the aceB gene encoding malate synthase A: MRYEILGPMADRFDEVLTAEALEFLIALDGEFAARRVALLDTRRARRARYASGQLPDFLPETAHIRTDPTWRVAPPAPGLVHRRVEITGPTDRKMTVNALNSGAKVWLADFEDATSPTWRNVIGGQLNLMDALDRRIDFTDERGKQYALGEDLATIVVRPRGWHLVEKGIVVDGRPISASLVDFGLYFFHCAHRQLDAGAGPYFYLPKLESHREARLWNDVFVFAQRRLGLPPGTIRATTLIETITAAFEMEEILYELREHSAGLNAGRWDYIFSVIKNFGQWPDFVLPDRAEVTMTVPFMRAYTELLVRTCHRRGAHAIGGMAAFIPSRDPQVNEAALGKVRADKQREAGDGFDGSWVAHPGLVPTCREVFDAVLGDRPHQLDRLRDDVAVTATDLLAVDKTPGQVSAAGVRANVAVALRYVDAWLGGAGAVALWNLMEDAATAEIARCQVWQWLHHGTPLADGGCVTEDLVRSLLAEELADLVDGRDGPDRDRAEAAARIVEETALGEDLPAFFTTEAYARHLSPAGTVDRR; the protein is encoded by the coding sequence GTGAGGTACGAGATTCTCGGTCCGATGGCCGACCGGTTCGACGAGGTGCTCACCGCCGAGGCGCTGGAGTTCCTGATCGCGCTGGACGGCGAATTCGCCGCCCGGCGGGTGGCGCTGCTGGACACCCGCCGCGCCCGGCGGGCCCGGTACGCCTCCGGCCAGCTGCCCGACTTCCTGCCGGAGACCGCACACATCCGCACCGACCCGACCTGGCGGGTCGCCCCGCCCGCACCCGGGCTGGTCCACCGGCGGGTGGAGATCACCGGACCGACCGACCGGAAGATGACCGTCAACGCGCTGAACTCGGGCGCGAAGGTGTGGCTGGCCGACTTCGAGGACGCCACCAGCCCGACCTGGCGCAACGTGATCGGCGGGCAGCTGAACCTGATGGACGCCCTGGACCGGCGGATCGACTTCACCGACGAGCGCGGCAAGCAGTACGCCCTCGGCGAGGATCTGGCCACGATCGTGGTCCGTCCGCGCGGCTGGCACCTGGTGGAGAAGGGCATCGTGGTGGACGGCCGGCCGATCTCGGCCAGCCTGGTCGACTTCGGTCTGTACTTCTTCCACTGTGCCCACCGGCAGCTCGACGCCGGTGCCGGGCCGTACTTCTACCTGCCGAAGCTGGAGAGCCACCGCGAGGCGCGGCTGTGGAACGACGTGTTCGTCTTCGCCCAGCGCCGGCTCGGCCTGCCGCCGGGCACCATCCGGGCGACCACGCTGATCGAGACGATCACCGCCGCGTTCGAGATGGAGGAGATCCTCTACGAGCTGCGGGAGCACTCGGCCGGGTTGAACGCCGGCCGGTGGGACTACATCTTCAGCGTGATCAAGAACTTCGGGCAGTGGCCGGACTTCGTCCTGCCGGACCGTGCCGAGGTGACCATGACGGTGCCGTTCATGCGGGCGTACACCGAACTGCTGGTGCGGACCTGTCACCGGCGCGGCGCGCATGCCATCGGCGGGATGGCCGCCTTCATCCCCAGCCGGGATCCGCAGGTAAACGAGGCCGCGCTGGGCAAGGTGCGGGCGGACAAGCAGCGCGAGGCCGGTGACGGCTTCGACGGCTCCTGGGTGGCCCACCCGGGTCTGGTGCCGACCTGCCGGGAGGTCTTCGACGCGGTGCTCGGCGACCGGCCGCACCAGCTCGACCGGTTGCGCGACGACGTGGCGGTGACCGCGACCGACCTGCTGGCCGTCGACAAGACGCCGGGCCAGGTGTCGGCGGCCGGGGTGCGCGCCAACGTCGCGGTGGCGCTGCGGTACGTGGACGCCTGGCTGGGTGGTGCCGGCGCGGTGGCGCTGTGGAACCTGATGGAGGACGCGGCGACCGCCGAGATCGCCCGCTGTCAGGTCTGGCAGTGGCTGCACCACGGCACCCCGTTGGCCGACGGCGGGTGCGTGACCGAGGACCTGGTCCGGTCGCTGCTCGCCGAGGAGCTGGCCGACCTGGTCGACGGGCGGGACGGTCCGGACCGCGACCGCGCCGAGGCGGCGGCCCGGATCGTCGAGGAGACGGCGCTCGGCGAGGACCTGCCGGCGTTCTTCACCACCGAGGCGTACGCCCGGCACCTGTCCCCCGCCGGCACGGTGGACCGGCGCTGA
- the aceA gene encoding isocitrate lyase, whose product MHTAVETVQSAVDQLRHEWDTAPRWHGVRRSYQPADVVRLRGAITEEHTLARHGARRLWQLLHSEDYVHALGALTGNQAVQMVRAGLKAIYLSGWQVAADANLAGHTYPDQSLYPANSVPAVVRRINNALLRAAQISTAESGADGAGPDSAGPGGAGGPATDWLAPIVADAEAGFGGVLNAYELMTAMIAAGAAGVHWEDQLAAEKKCGHLGGKVLIPTGAHIRTLEAARLAADVAGVPSVVIARTDAQAATLLTTDIDERDRPFVTGERTAEGFYRVRNGIEPCIARGLAYAPHADLLWMETSTPDLEVARRYAEAIKREYPDQLLAYNCSPSFNWRKHLDDATIGKFQRELGHMGYKFQFITLAGFHALNYSMFDLARGYASDGMSAYVSLQEREFAAEPAGYTAVKHQREVGTGYFDLISTVLNPAGETTALRGSTEEEQFA is encoded by the coding sequence ATGCACACCGCAGTGGAGACCGTGCAGAGCGCAGTGGATCAGTTGCGACACGAATGGGACACCGCCCCGCGCTGGCACGGGGTTCGGCGTAGCTATCAACCCGCCGACGTGGTGCGGCTGCGCGGCGCCATCACCGAGGAACACACCCTGGCCCGGCACGGCGCCCGGCGGCTGTGGCAGCTGCTGCACAGCGAGGACTACGTCCACGCGCTCGGCGCGCTCACCGGCAACCAGGCGGTGCAGATGGTCCGGGCCGGGCTGAAGGCGATCTACCTGTCCGGCTGGCAGGTGGCCGCCGACGCCAACCTCGCCGGGCACACCTACCCCGACCAGAGCCTCTACCCGGCGAACTCGGTGCCGGCGGTGGTCCGCCGAATCAACAACGCGCTGCTGCGGGCCGCGCAGATCAGCACCGCCGAGAGCGGCGCGGACGGCGCCGGACCCGACAGCGCCGGGCCGGGCGGCGCGGGCGGCCCGGCGACCGACTGGCTGGCCCCGATCGTCGCCGACGCCGAGGCCGGCTTCGGCGGCGTGCTCAACGCGTACGAGCTGATGACCGCGATGATCGCCGCCGGCGCGGCCGGGGTGCACTGGGAGGACCAGCTGGCCGCCGAGAAGAAGTGCGGCCACCTCGGCGGCAAGGTGCTGATCCCGACCGGGGCGCACATCCGTACCCTCGAAGCCGCCCGGCTGGCCGCCGACGTCGCTGGCGTGCCGAGCGTGGTCATCGCCCGCACCGACGCGCAGGCCGCCACCCTGCTCACCACCGACATCGACGAACGGGACCGGCCGTTCGTCACCGGCGAGCGCACCGCCGAAGGCTTCTACCGGGTGCGCAACGGCATCGAGCCGTGCATCGCCCGGGGCCTGGCCTACGCGCCGCACGCCGACCTGCTGTGGATGGAGACCAGCACCCCGGACCTGGAGGTCGCCCGCCGGTACGCGGAGGCGATCAAGCGCGAGTACCCGGACCAGCTGCTGGCGTACAACTGCTCGCCGTCGTTCAACTGGCGCAAGCACCTCGACGACGCGACCATCGGCAAGTTCCAGCGGGAGCTGGGCCACATGGGGTACAAGTTCCAGTTCATCACCCTGGCCGGCTTCCACGCGCTGAACTACTCGATGTTCGACCTGGCCCGCGGCTACGCCAGTGACGGGATGAGCGCCTACGTGTCGCTGCAGGAGCGCGAGTTCGCCGCCGAACCGGCCGGCTACACGGCGGTGAAACACCAGCGGGAAGTGGGTACCGGCTACTTCGACCTGATCTCGACGGTGCTCAACCCGGCCGGCGAGACCACCGCGCTGCGCGGCTCGACCGAGGAGGAGCAGTTCGCGTGA
- a CDS encoding short-chain fatty acyl-CoA regulator family protein: protein MRAIAKTFAGARLRRMREDRGISQTELARQLNISASYLNQIEHDSRPLTVAVLMRITEVFGVDPTSFAPHDTPRLVAGLREALGSRAGIGDLTEFASRLPEVAEAVLDLHRRYQQADEQLSELVGDRERIGHSPHDQVTEFFYRRQNYVPAVDEAAERLSDQIGIRRGEARAALQDRLAQRHGVRISRDDADSLGGELHRYRPQTRTLHLSTSLRPGQEAIRMAAQIALLEYADVIDEIIEEEGFDDVQTQILTRVGLANYFAAALILPYERFLDAAETRRYDIDLLTEHFAMGWETVCHRLSTLQRPRSRGVPFSFVRVDRAGNMSKRQSATGFPFSRTGGTCPLWNVYEAFGSPGRVVTQIAAMPDGQRYLWIARTVIRHHGGYGQPGKVYAIGLGCETRHAGRLVYSAGMDLQAADAATPIGPGCKTCERMTCPQRAAPPISRRLDVDENRSTFIPYPLRD from the coding sequence GTGAGGGCGATCGCCAAGACCTTCGCCGGTGCCAGACTGCGTCGGATGCGTGAGGACCGGGGAATCAGTCAGACCGAGTTGGCCCGACAACTCAACATATCCGCGAGCTATCTCAACCAGATCGAACACGATTCCCGGCCACTGACCGTCGCGGTGCTGATGCGGATCACCGAGGTCTTCGGCGTCGACCCGACCAGCTTCGCCCCGCACGACACCCCACGACTTGTCGCCGGGCTGCGCGAGGCGCTCGGCTCCCGCGCCGGCATCGGCGACCTGACCGAGTTCGCCTCCCGGCTGCCCGAGGTGGCCGAGGCCGTGCTCGACCTGCACCGCCGCTACCAGCAGGCCGACGAGCAGCTCTCCGAACTGGTCGGCGACCGGGAGCGGATCGGCCACAGCCCGCACGACCAGGTCACCGAGTTCTTCTACCGGCGGCAGAACTACGTCCCTGCGGTCGACGAAGCCGCCGAGCGGCTGTCCGACCAGATCGGCATCCGCCGGGGCGAGGCGCGGGCGGCGCTGCAGGACCGGCTGGCGCAGCGGCACGGCGTACGGATCTCCCGCGACGACGCCGACTCCCTCGGCGGCGAGCTGCACCGCTACCGGCCGCAGACCCGCACCCTGCACCTGTCCACCTCGCTGCGACCCGGGCAGGAGGCGATCCGGATGGCGGCGCAGATCGCCCTGCTGGAGTACGCCGATGTGATCGACGAGATCATCGAGGAGGAAGGGTTCGACGACGTGCAGACCCAGATCCTCACCCGGGTCGGCCTGGCGAACTACTTCGCCGCCGCGCTGATCCTGCCGTACGAGCGGTTCCTCGACGCCGCCGAGACCCGCCGCTACGACATCGACCTGCTCACCGAGCACTTCGCGATGGGCTGGGAGACGGTCTGCCACCGGTTGAGTACCCTGCAGCGGCCCCGCTCGCGCGGGGTGCCGTTCTCGTTCGTCCGGGTCGACCGGGCCGGCAACATGTCCAAGCGCCAGTCCGCGACCGGGTTCCCGTTCTCCCGTACCGGCGGCACCTGCCCGCTGTGGAACGTCTACGAGGCGTTCGGCTCGCCGGGCCGGGTGGTCACCCAGATCGCCGCGATGCCGGACGGCCAGCGCTACCTGTGGATCGCCCGGACCGTCATCCGCCACCACGGCGGTTACGGCCAGCCCGGCAAGGTGTACGCGATCGGCCTGGGCTGCGAGACCCGCCACGCCGGTCGGCTGGTCTACTCGGCCGGGATGGACCTGCAGGCCGCCGACGCCGCCACCCCGATCGGCCCCGGCTGCAAGACCTGCGAACGGATGACCTGCCCGCAGCGGGCCGCGCCGCCGATCAGCCGCCGGCTCGACGTCGACGAGAACCGCAGCACCTTCATCCCGTACCCGCTGCGGGACTGA
- a CDS encoding RICIN domain-containing protein, protein MQSTATTSYLYLGDRWASAWDGRVNESRYVWLPLTFPSNTSLSMSWHPQVSIDTATGQVVGVGGGYAYETLRARHSGKCLDVAGYSTADSARVIQYTCGTGGNQQWQRVGVS, encoded by the coding sequence GTGCAGAGCACCGCCACCACCTCGTACCTGTACCTCGGCGACCGCTGGGCCAGCGCCTGGGATGGGCGGGTCAACGAGTCCCGCTACGTCTGGCTGCCGCTGACCTTTCCGTCGAATACGTCGCTGAGCATGAGCTGGCATCCGCAGGTCAGCATCGACACCGCGACCGGGCAGGTCGTCGGTGTCGGCGGCGGGTACGCCTACGAGACGCTACGGGCCCGGCACAGCGGCAAGTGTCTCGACGTCGCCGGGTACTCCACCGCCGACAGCGCCCGGGTGATCCAGTACACCTGTGGCACCGGCGGCAACCAGCAGTGGCAGCGGGTCGGGGTCTCCTGA
- the tnpA gene encoding IS200/IS605 family transposase, translating to MVELQGVRTGRHCTFAMHVHLVFVTKFRHNVFADRHLTRMEAIMRDVCADFEAELVEFNGENNHVHLLVNFPPKVAVARLVNSLKGVSSRRLRQEFPDLVRHYYRANKLWSGSYFAGSVGGAPLSVIKQYIEQQNRPGQGTARAWRPSQRGPSPPA from the coding sequence ATGGTCGAACTTCAAGGCGTCCGCACCGGCAGGCACTGCACTTTCGCGATGCATGTCCACTTGGTTTTCGTGACGAAGTTCCGGCACAACGTGTTCGCCGACCGGCACCTGACCCGGATGGAGGCGATCATGCGAGACGTGTGCGCCGACTTCGAGGCCGAACTGGTCGAGTTCAACGGCGAGAACAACCACGTCCACCTGCTGGTCAACTTCCCGCCCAAGGTCGCCGTGGCCAGGCTGGTCAACAGCCTCAAAGGGGTCTCCTCGCGCCGCCTCCGGCAGGAGTTCCCCGACCTGGTGCGCCACTACTACCGGGCCAACAAACTCTGGTCCGGCTCGTACTTCGCCGGGTCTGTCGGCGGCGCACCCTTGAGCGTCATCAAGCAGTACATCGAGCAGCAGAACCGTCCCGGTCAAGGCACTGCTCGGGCCTGGCGGCCCTCCCAGCGCGGGCCTTCACCCCCGGCCTGA
- a CDS encoding RNA-guided endonuclease TnpB family protein: protein MAVQLRYNYRITPDAAQRTALAQAFGCARVVFNDGLRLRQQAREAGEKYISDGDLSKLVITAAKASEDRAWLGEVSAVVLQQALADLNTAYRNLFNSLSGKRRGRKVAPPRYRSRKDNRQAIRFTENSRFKVCDNGRLRLPRIGDVPVRWSRGLPSDPTSVTVIKDTAGRYFASFVVRIGEDETLPPVDSEIGIDLGLTHFAVMSDGTKVTAPKFLRRAARKLKRLQQALSRKQRGSNRRKKAVIEVARAHARVADTRRDWQHKLSTAIIRENQAVYVEDLCVVGLGRTRLAKSVHDAGWAAFTGMLEYKAERYGRAFARVDRWLPSTRMCCDCGRINEKIALNVREWDCPCGSHHDRDINAAINIKAAGQADFNDRRAHVRPGLVPAVRSEAVTHPDAACSTRSVEGISVLQFRAERMSTAVAYRAWLGCQPVAPEVTRK, encoded by the coding sequence ATGGCCGTGCAGCTCCGTTACAACTACCGGATCACCCCGGACGCCGCCCAGCGCACCGCGCTGGCGCAGGCGTTCGGGTGTGCCCGGGTGGTTTTCAACGACGGACTCAGGCTGCGTCAGCAGGCCCGCGAGGCGGGCGAGAAGTACATCTCCGACGGCGACCTGTCGAAGTTGGTCATCACAGCGGCCAAGGCCAGCGAGGACCGGGCCTGGCTGGGTGAGGTGTCGGCCGTGGTGTTGCAGCAGGCCCTCGCCGATCTGAACACCGCGTACCGCAACTTGTTCAACTCGCTGTCCGGCAAACGCCGGGGCCGCAAGGTGGCCCCGCCCCGGTACCGGTCCCGTAAGGACAACCGGCAGGCGATCCGGTTCACGGAGAACTCCCGGTTCAAGGTCTGTGACAACGGCCGCCTGCGGCTGCCGAGGATCGGCGACGTTCCGGTGCGCTGGTCGCGCGGCCTGCCGTCGGATCCCACCTCGGTCACCGTGATCAAGGACACAGCGGGCCGGTACTTCGCCTCGTTCGTCGTGCGGATCGGCGAGGACGAGACGCTGCCGCCGGTCGACTCCGAGATCGGCATCGATCTGGGCCTGACCCACTTCGCGGTCATGTCCGACGGCACGAAGGTGACCGCACCGAAGTTCCTGCGCCGCGCGGCCCGCAAGCTCAAGCGGTTGCAGCAGGCACTCTCACGCAAGCAGAGGGGCAGCAACCGCCGCAAGAAGGCCGTGATCGAGGTGGCCCGCGCTCACGCGCGGGTAGCCGACACCCGGCGGGACTGGCAGCACAAGCTGTCCACGGCGATCATCCGCGAGAACCAAGCGGTGTACGTCGAGGACCTGTGCGTTGTTGGTCTCGGCCGGACTCGGCTGGCGAAGTCCGTGCACGATGCGGGCTGGGCCGCCTTCACCGGCATGCTGGAGTACAAGGCGGAGCGGTACGGGCGCGCGTTCGCCCGGGTGGACCGGTGGCTCCCGTCCACCCGGATGTGCTGCGACTGCGGCCGGATCAACGAGAAGATCGCGTTGAACGTCCGGGAGTGGGACTGCCCGTGCGGCAGTCACCACGACCGGGACATCAACGCCGCCATCAACATCAAGGCCGCCGGACAGGCGGACTTCAACGACCGTCGAGCGCACGTAAGACCGGGACTTGTCCCGGCGGTGCGCAGTGAAGCGGTAACCCACCCGGACGCTGCGTGTTCCACGCGCAGCGTGGAGGGAATCTCCGTCCTTCAGTTTAGGGCGGAGAGGATGTCAACGGCGGTGGCGTACCGGGCCTGGTTGGGCTGCCAGCCGGTGGCACCGGAGGTGACCAGGAAGTAG
- a CDS encoding nitroreductase family protein — translation MSEFSKTATTAEPLHPLLADRWSPRAFDPDHRLTDRQLTALLEAARWAPSCGNSQPWRFGVVRRGDAAHAGLLDALDPGNRVWAHAAAALIVVAAQSVADNGGTRPWAAYDTGQAVAHLSIQAQHEGLAVHQLGGFDAERVAALLPTAALTPLVVVAVGRRAATIELDEPLAARERAARHRLPVADLLLPVRPASVPDPA, via the coding sequence GTGTCCGAATTCTCGAAGACCGCGACCACGGCCGAGCCGCTGCACCCGCTACTCGCCGACCGGTGGAGCCCCCGCGCCTTCGACCCGGACCATCGGCTCACCGACCGGCAGCTGACCGCGCTGCTGGAAGCCGCCCGCTGGGCGCCCAGCTGCGGAAACAGCCAACCCTGGCGGTTCGGCGTGGTCCGCCGTGGCGACGCCGCCCACGCCGGCCTGCTCGACGCGCTCGACCCGGGAAACCGGGTCTGGGCGCACGCCGCCGCCGCGCTGATCGTGGTGGCCGCGCAGTCCGTCGCCGACAACGGCGGGACCCGCCCGTGGGCCGCCTACGACACCGGACAAGCGGTCGCCCACCTGTCGATCCAGGCCCAGCACGAAGGGCTCGCCGTGCACCAGCTCGGCGGCTTCGACGCCGAACGGGTCGCCGCGCTGCTGCCCACGGCGGCGCTCACCCCGCTGGTCGTCGTCGCGGTCGGCCGCCGGGCGGCGACCATCGAACTCGACGAGCCGCTCGCCGCGAGAGAACGCGCCGCCCGGCACCGGCTGCCCGTCGCCGACCTGCTGCTGCCGGTACGCCCGGCGTCGGTGCCCGACCCGGCGTAG